A genomic window from Montipora capricornis isolate CH-2021 chromosome 8, ASM3666992v2, whole genome shotgun sequence includes:
- the LOC138014166 gene encoding uncharacterized protein encodes MNCHERLKHEGVDHVRNELRQQYWILRCRATVRKILHQCSSCRRRKTKPVPRIIASLPYDRLQIAPPFSKVGMDFFGPLRVKYLRKQEKRYGCLFTCLMTRAIHLEVAFSLSTDSFIMCLRRFIARRGKPTVIYSDNGTNFVGANHELRECIDDWNQDMIGGVLSQDGIQWVFNPPAAPHMGGVWERLVRSCKKALDVVLRNQVLTDEVLLTAFAEVEWLVNSRPLTEVSSDVDDLEALTPNHFIIGRGTLNLPPGVFIDKEMSSRKRWRQAQVVATHIWNRWLREYLPRLITRKKWLQPTANVKIGDLVLVSDYAVPGGNWPLGRIVKVFPGHDNLVRSAEVKTKFGVMKRLVTKLALLEECSPNKMGRTWGEDVTAAEL; translated from the coding sequence ATGAATTGCCATGAGAGACTGAAACATGAAGGAGTGGACCATGTCAGAAATGAGTTGAGACAACAGTATTGGATCTTGCGCTGCCGAGCTACAGTACGAAAGATTCTCCATCAGTGTTCTTCCTGCCGGCGGCGGAAAACAAAACCCGTCCCGCGCATAATAGCGAGTCTCCCTTATGATCGTCTACAGATTGCACCCCCATTCTCTAAAGTTGGTATGGATTTCTTTGGACCGCTTCGGGTGAAGTATCTAAGGAAACAGGAGAAGAGATATGGCTGTCTCTTTACTTGCCTGATGACTAGAGCAATTCACTTGGAAGTCGCCTTTTCGTTGTCTACTGATTCCTTCATTATGTGTCTTAGACGGTTTATTGCTAGAAGAGGTAAACCAACTGTCATCTACTCTGACAATGGAACAAATTTTGTTGGAGCGAACCATGAGTTACGCGAGTGTATCGATGATTGGAACCAAGATATGATCGGAGGGGTGTTGAGTCAAGATGGAATTCAGTGGGTGTTCAACCCTCCAGCCGCGCCACATATGGGGGGTGTGTGGGAGCGCCTCGTGAGATCATGCAAGAAAGCGCTAGATGTTGTCCTACGGAATCAAGTCCTTACTGACGAAGTATTGTTAACCGCCTTTGCTGAAGTAGAATGGCTTGTGAATAGCCGTCCCCTGACCGAAGTAAGCTCAGATGTGGATGATCTTGAAGCCCTAACTCCGAATCACTTCATCATCGGAAGAGGAACTCTCAACTTACCACCCGGTGTCTTCATCGACAAGGAGATGTCAAGTCGCAAACGTTGGCGTCAAGCACAAGTAGTTGCTACCCACATTTGGAATCGGTGGCTTCGAGAGTACCTACCTCGTCTAATTACCCGTAAGAAATGGCTACAGCCCACCGCTAATGTCAAGATTGGAGATTTGGTACTAGTTTCTGATTACGCAGTTCCAGGGGGTAACTGGCCTCTTGGTAGAATCGTGAAAGTCTTTCCTGGACATGACAATCTTGTACGATCAGCCGAAGTTAAGACTAAGTTTGGAGTAATGAAACGTCTTGTAACTAAATTGGCGTTACTCGAAGAGTGTTCGCCCAATAAGATGGGTCGAACATGGGGGGAGGATGTTACCGCAGCAGAACtgtga
- the LOC138014164 gene encoding uncharacterized protein, whose amino-acid sequence MRFREEKVALSGDIEAMFSQVAVPEADQSALRFLWRQSPESPIEVYQYVRHIFGAKCAPTCSNYALLRSAEDIEMNFPIAALAVKRNFYMDDFFKSVKSIDEAMEIQRQLAEMLNLGGFHLTKWISNEKEVIAQIPAPKRAPSVKAVDENIVMPVERALGIIWNTNSDCFVYEVAKRNIADTRRKMLSLTASLFDPTGFLAPFLVRAKTLLQQVWHCGIGWDDLLPSELLEGWSKWQEELDGISQFRISRFYRHVPDSPSAIELHVFGDASEQAFCSVAYLRFCYASGAVKCAFVMAKTRVAPKKPLSIPKLELQAAVLSTRLSLVVVKEHDYIIDSTYFWTDSSTVFQWIRGVSKRHPAFIANRIGEILDSSDPCQWNHCPGLLNPADDGSRGLPVTSITSGSRWLNGPAFLLLPEEKWPEGNSTLEPPKQYVDDPQTQETTVTCIGEVKDTKNQTEYFCPAKYSSLTKFLRVTAYLARFIYNCRHSKSDRRIGALLVEEIEQARKFWVRSTQAESFPKEVAALKSKQARANWYHYHPFLMNMELFVPVVELREPTFHFAVVTR is encoded by the coding sequence ATGCGATTTCGCGAAGAAAAGGTCGCGCTTTCAGGTGACATTGAAGCAATGTTTAGTCAAGTTGCCGTCCCGGAAGCAGATCAAAGTGCCCTTCGTTTTCTGTGGCGTCAATCCCCTGAATCACCGATCGAAGTCTACCAATACGTGCGTCACATATTTGGAGCGAAATGTGCGCCAACTTGTTCCAACTATGCCTTGTTGAGAAGTGCAGAAGATATAGAGATGAATTTTCCAATTGCCGCCCTAGCTGTGAAGCGAAACTTTTACATGGATGACTTTTTCAAGTCTGTTAAATCAATCGATGAAGCTATGGAAATACAACGACAACTTGCTGAAATGCTTAACCTGGGAGGTTTCCACTTGACCAAGTGGATTTCAAATGAGAAAGAAGTGATCGCGCAAATTCCAGCACCGAAAAGAGCTCCCTCTGTCAAGGCCGTGGATGAAAATATCGTAATGCCTGTGGAACGTGCTCTCGGTATCATCTGGAACACCAATTCAGACTGTTTTGTCTATGAGGTTGCGAAGAGGAACATAGCAGACACTCGTCGCAAGATGCTGAGCCTTACAGCATCACTCTTTGATCCCACTGGATTCCTAGCTCCATTCCTGGTTAGAGCGAAAACCCTTCTTCAGCAAGTATGGCATTGCGGTATTGGTTGGGACGATTTACTGCCATCAGAGCTTCTAGAAGGGTGGTCTAAGTGGCAGGAAGAGCTAGATGGAATTTCACAATTTCGCATCTCCCGTTTCTATCGTCATGTTCCAGACAGCCCATCTGCTATTGAGCTTCATGTCTTTGGGGATGCAAGCGAACAGGCATTCTGCTCAGTGGCTTATTTGAGATTCTGCTATGCCAGTGGAGCAGTGAAATGTGCATTTGTTATGGCCAAGACTCGGGTAGCACCCAAGAAACCCTTAAGCATACCGAAACTTGAATTGCAAGCTGCTGTTTTGAGTACGAGATTATCTTTGGTAGTCGTCAAGGAGCATGATTATATCATTGACTCTACCTATTTCTGGACAGACAGTAGTACTGTGTTCCAGTGGATACGCGGAGTGTCTAAGCGACACCCGGCCTTTATCGCTAACCGAATTGGGGAGATACTGGATTCATCTGACCCCTGTCAGTGGAATCATTGTCCAGGACTGTTAAACCCAGCTGATGATGGTAGCAGGGGACTACCAGTAACTTCGATTACATCTGGCAGTCGTTGGCTAAATGGTCCTGCATTCTTGCTCCTTCCTGAAGAGAAATGGCCAGAGGGAAATTCAACACTTGAACCTCCCAAGCAATACGTTGATGACCCACAAACCCAAGAGACAACTGTGACCTGCATTGGTGAAGTGAAAGATACGAAGAACCAGACTGAGTACTTTTGCCCAGCTAAGTACTCGTCCCTGACAAAGTTTCTCAGAGTAACTGCGTACCTTGCCCGGTTTATCTACAACTGTAGGCACTCGAAATCAGATCGTCGTATTGGTGCGCTTTTGGTTGAAGAAATAGAGCAGGCCCGAAAGTTTTGGGTCCGCAGTACCCAAGCGGAATCATTTCCTAAAGAAGTTGCAGCGCTCAAGTCGAAACAAGCAAGAGCAAATTGGTATCACTATCACCCTTTCTTGATGAACATGGAATTGTTCGTGCCGGTGGTCGAATTGAGAGAGCCGACATTCCATTTTGCAGTCGTCACCCGATAG